A single genomic interval of Halorubrum aethiopicum harbors:
- a CDS encoding ABC transporter permease — MADSEGHGRLSRLVGEPGLTGTVSVDRVVSAVADYGMWALTIGIIAFLWLPLSQIIALSFMENSAVLFPFEGVTLDNYVSLFTNEGLLAAARQSAFVATVSALVATVIGVPLGFAIARHEFRGRGMLRGLVIVPLLMPGIIMGISLLILFRVIGLSPGFFGTVLAHSVYGLPFIVLPVVARLAVFDRKLEEGARDLGADGRSVLKDVTLPIISPAIAAGFVFAWLRSFEDFIRVFFVGGTMDALTKEMYGMVVYSQGTEAMDPMATLIVVVVASALAVAINFRDILEYV; from the coding sequence ATGGCGGACAGTGAAGGACACGGTCGGCTGTCGCGGCTCGTCGGCGAGCCCGGACTGACGGGGACCGTCTCCGTCGACCGGGTCGTGAGCGCGGTCGCCGACTACGGCATGTGGGCGCTGACGATCGGGATCATCGCCTTCCTCTGGCTCCCGCTCTCGCAGATAATCGCGCTCTCGTTCATGGAGAACTCGGCGGTGCTGTTCCCGTTCGAGGGGGTCACCCTCGACAACTACGTCAGCCTGTTCACCAACGAGGGGCTGCTGGCGGCGGCCAGACAGAGCGCGTTCGTGGCGACGGTATCCGCCCTGGTCGCGACGGTGATCGGCGTCCCGCTCGGGTTCGCCATCGCCCGCCACGAGTTCCGCGGCAGGGGGATGCTCAGGGGGCTCGTCATCGTCCCGCTCCTGATGCCCGGGATCATCATGGGGATCTCGCTTCTTATCCTGTTCCGCGTGATCGGGCTCTCGCCCGGCTTCTTCGGGACGGTGCTCGCTCACTCGGTGTACGGGCTGCCGTTCATCGTGCTTCCCGTGGTCGCCAGGCTCGCCGTGTTCGACCGCAAGCTCGAGGAGGGCGCGCGCGACCTCGGCGCGGACGGCCGGAGCGTGCTGAAAGACGTCACCCTCCCGATCATCTCGCCCGCGATCGCCGCGGGCTTCGTGTTCGCCTGGCTCCGCTCGTTCGAGGACTTCATCCGGGTCTTCTTCGTCGGCGGAACCATGGACGCGCTCACCAAGGAGATGTACGGCATGGTGGTGTACTCGCAGGGGACGGAGGCGATGGACCCGATGGCGACCCTGATCGTCGTGGTCGTCGCCTCCGCGCTGGCCGTCGCGATCAACTTCCGGGACATCCTCGAGTACGTCTAG
- a CDS encoding ABC transporter permease, with translation MSTIQDLGDAFERRGKRAKLALMVGPGVGWLLTLILVPTAFLVMVSFAEVSSSYDVVWSFSVSNYRELFVGESGFLQTPFVDSFFLSLRIAGATTFLTVVLAYPVAYLLTRLSGRRFKVVLFAVLVPFFTIFIVRIYSWLSLFGSQGLINSALLATPLVSEPLGIFEYGIVAVIISLTHAFFPYMLLTLYSSLEGIDYGVIEASRDLGATRLEIAKDIVVPLSAQGLITGCVFVFVPALGTFITPQFLARGKFLMIAEVLTARINELYAINYGAAGSLFLIIPTLIAFAIVMRTTSLEAMG, from the coding sequence ATGAGCACCATCCAAGATCTCGGCGACGCGTTCGAACGGCGGGGAAAGCGGGCGAAGCTCGCGCTCATGGTGGGACCGGGAGTCGGATGGCTGCTCACGCTGATACTGGTCCCGACGGCGTTCCTCGTGATGGTGAGCTTCGCGGAGGTCAGCAGCTCCTACGACGTCGTGTGGTCATTCTCGGTGTCGAACTATCGCGAGCTCTTCGTCGGGGAGAGCGGCTTCCTCCAGACGCCGTTCGTCGACTCCTTTTTCCTCTCTCTGCGCATCGCCGGGGCCACCACGTTCCTGACGGTCGTCCTCGCGTATCCGGTCGCGTACCTGCTCACGCGGCTCTCGGGACGGCGGTTCAAGGTCGTGTTGTTCGCGGTGCTGGTGCCCTTCTTCACCATCTTCATCGTGCGCATCTACTCCTGGCTCTCGCTTTTCGGCAGCCAGGGACTGATCAACTCGGCGCTGCTCGCGACGCCGCTGGTCTCCGAGCCGCTCGGGATCTTCGAGTACGGGATCGTGGCGGTGATCATCTCGCTCACGCACGCCTTCTTCCCGTACATGCTGTTGACGCTGTACTCGAGTCTCGAGGGGATCGACTACGGCGTCATCGAGGCGTCGCGGGACCTCGGGGCGACGCGGCTGGAGATCGCGAAGGACATCGTGGTCCCGCTGTCGGCACAGGGGCTGATCACCGGCTGCGTCTTCGTGTTCGTCCCGGCGCTCGGGACGTTCATCACGCCGCAGTTCCTCGCGCGCGGGAAGTTCCTCATGATCGCCGAGGTGCTCACGGCCAGAATCAACGAGCTGTACGCCATCAACTACGGTGCGGCGGGGTCGCTGTTCCTCATCATCCCGACCCTGATCGCGTTCGCGATCGTGATGCGTACCACCAGCCTGGAGGCGATGGGGTGA
- a CDS encoding ABC transporter substrate-binding protein, with protein sequence MAGLSGCMGGGGGTTVSILTWTGYDAVNDQVEETLDDVSLEISVADGSANMFSTVNAGGGEEYDIVIPNNEYVPRFIDADLAAPVNTDVMTNFDSLYPTFQSAAEGQFSDGGEMYGVPVQFGWYAYGYDSSVLPEDHDHSYDVLFSEEVEGVDLTGSITLYDGYYKSIMATGLALGYTDAFEGDTVSFTDEQLTNIEETLIDFKPNLLGFIHDEETLTQDYQNGNIIVSFANRSTHVGIMNDVDSVEFSQPAEEELTWFEGAVVTSGSSNKEAAFRVLNEYISPETGAALSENRNIMNTSQAAMDNIEAEALQIEPGVLEGMIPFKPAEQDDAWIEMFERVKNA encoded by the coding sequence ATGGCGGGCCTGTCAGGGTGTATGGGCGGCGGCGGCGGAACGACGGTGTCGATCCTCACGTGGACGGGATACGACGCGGTCAACGACCAGGTGGAAGAAACGCTCGATGACGTGTCACTCGAGATCTCGGTGGCGGACGGCTCCGCGAACATGTTCTCCACCGTGAACGCGGGTGGCGGCGAGGAGTACGACATCGTCATCCCGAACAACGAGTACGTCCCGCGGTTCATCGACGCGGACCTCGCGGCGCCGGTGAACACGGACGTGATGACGAACTTCGACTCGCTGTATCCCACGTTCCAGAGCGCGGCCGAGGGCCAGTTCTCGGACGGGGGAGAGATGTACGGGGTCCCCGTCCAGTTCGGGTGGTACGCGTACGGCTACGACAGCTCGGTGCTCCCCGAGGACCACGACCACTCCTACGACGTGCTCTTCAGCGAGGAGGTCGAGGGCGTCGACCTCACCGGTTCCATCACGCTGTACGACGGCTACTACAAGTCGATCATGGCGACGGGGCTCGCGCTCGGCTACACCGACGCGTTCGAGGGCGACACCGTGTCGTTCACCGACGAGCAGCTCACGAACATCGAGGAGACGCTGATCGACTTCAAGCCGAACCTCCTCGGGTTCATCCACGACGAGGAGACGCTCACGCAGGACTACCAGAACGGGAACATCATCGTCTCGTTCGCGAACCGGAGCACGCACGTGGGGATCATGAACGACGTCGACAGCGTGGAGTTCTCCCAGCCGGCAGAAGAGGAGCTCACCTGGTTCGAGGGGGCCGTCGTCACCTCCGGCTCCTCGAACAAGGAGGCCGCCTTCCGGGTGTTGAACGAGTACATCTCCCCCGAGACCGGCGCGGCGCTCTCGGAGAACCGGAACATCATGAACACCTCACAGGCCGCGATGGACAACATCGAGGCGGAGGCGCTCCAGATCGAGCCGGGCGTGCTGGAGGGAATGATCCCGTTCAAGCCCGCAGAGCAGGACGACGCGTGGATCGAGATGTTCGAACGGGTCAAGAACGCGTGA
- a CDS encoding ABC transporter ATP-binding protein, with product MTTSMTAVQLDGVRKEFGDTTAVDGIDIDLQRGEFFSLLGPSGCGKTTTLRMISGFETPTDGSIRIEGEDVVHRPPNKRNTNLVFQSLSLFPHMTVAENVGYGLKKDGVNAGERERLIEKYLDIVDLSGYKDRKPQDLSGGQQQRVAIARALVNEPDILLLDEPLSSLDRKLRQQMQVELQEIHDRVESTFFYVTHDQDVAMSMSDRLAVMNDGRIEQIGTPKEIYREPATAFVADFIGDTNLLEGVVENTTHPPRLQLDAETEMTIDLGDSALKGDVVASIRPEEVDLVESGAGTIDGTIVNRFFHGERTNLVIEPDDDSLPDLDVAVQGRSDLPDSEKVSVDLNADAMSVYAK from the coding sequence ATGACGACATCAATGACGGCGGTACAGCTCGACGGCGTCCGCAAGGAGTTCGGCGACACGACCGCGGTCGACGGGATCGACATCGACCTCCAGCGCGGCGAGTTCTTCTCGCTTCTCGGCCCGTCCGGCTGCGGGAAGACGACCACCCTGCGGATGATAAGCGGCTTCGAGACCCCGACCGACGGCTCGATCCGCATCGAGGGCGAGGACGTCGTTCACCGCCCGCCGAACAAGCGGAACACGAACCTCGTGTTCCAGAGCCTCTCGCTTTTCCCCCACATGACGGTCGCGGAGAACGTGGGCTACGGATTGAAGAAGGACGGCGTCAACGCCGGCGAGCGCGAACGGCTCATCGAGAAGTACCTCGACATCGTGGACCTGTCGGGATACAAGGACCGCAAACCGCAGGACCTCTCGGGCGGACAACAACAGCGCGTGGCGATCGCGCGTGCGCTGGTGAACGAACCCGACATCCTCCTTCTCGACGAGCCGCTCTCGAGTCTCGACCGGAAGCTGCGCCAACAGATGCAAGTCGAGCTCCAGGAGATCCACGACCGCGTCGAGAGCACGTTCTTCTACGTGACACACGACCAGGACGTGGCGATGAGCATGTCCGACCGCCTCGCCGTGATGAACGACGGCCGGATCGAACAGATCGGCACGCCGAAGGAGATCTACCGCGAGCCGGCGACCGCGTTCGTCGCCGACTTCATCGGCGACACGAACCTCCTCGAGGGCGTCGTCGAGAACACGACGCACCCGCCGCGGCTCCAGCTCGACGCCGAAACCGAGATGACGATCGATCTCGGGGACTCCGCCCTGAAAGGCGACGTGGTCGCGTCCATCCGGCCCGAGGAGGTCGACCTCGTGGAGTCGGGTGCCGGCACGATAGACGGCACGATCGTCAACCGCTTCTTCCACGGCGAGCGGACCAATCTGGTGATCGAGCCCGACGACGACTCGCTGCCCGACCTCGACGTCGCCGTCCAGGGTCGTTCGGACCTCCCCGACTCCGAGAAGGTCTCCGTCGATCTCAACGCCGACGCGATGAGCGTGTATGCGAAGTAG